In one Balaenoptera acutorostrata chromosome 5, mBalAcu1.1, whole genome shotgun sequence genomic region, the following are encoded:
- the CXXC4 gene encoding CXXC-type zinc finger protein 4 has protein sequence MNTNVCVEPGPSPEAPGLPKESHLPEGALNSLVDYNSEMERYRSFATSFYKTNGGAFPQAAKIARITTPIFPSSAAAAAAAARIGMSPWNCDNAATAAAATAMLWGSGGGGGGGGGGGGGGGGGGGGGGSRKSSSAAASSSASSSAILPAGGGGGGGGGGGGGGGGGGGSRTSMHHRNDSQRLGKAGCPPEPSLQMANTNFLSTLSPEHCRPLAGECMNKLKCGAAEAEIMNLPERVGTFSAIPALGGISLPPGVIVMTALHSPAAASAAVTDSAFQIANLADCPQNHSSSSSSSSGGAGGANPAKKKRKRCGVCVPCKRLINCGVCSSCRNRKTGHQICKFRKCEELKKKPGTSLERTPVPSAEAFRWFF, from the coding sequence ATGAACACCAATGTCTGCGTGGAGCCCGGGCCGAGCCCGGAGGCCCCGGGCTTGCCCAAGGAAAGCCACCTGCCCGAGGGGGCCCTGAACAGCCTTGTGGATTACAACTCGGAGATGGAGCGCTACCGCTCCTTTGCCACCTCCTTCTACAAGACCAACGGGGGCGCCTTCCCGCAGGCGGCCAAGATCGCGCGCATCACCACCCCCATCTTCCCCAGCAGCGCCGCCGCAGCCGCGGCCGCCGCGCGCATCGGCATGTCCCCCTGGAACTGCGACAACGcggccaccgccgccgccgccaccgccatGCTCTGGGgcagcggcgggggcggcggcggcggcggcggaggcgggggcggcggtggcggcggcgggggcggcgggggcagcAGGAAATCCTcctccgccgccgcctcctcctccgcctcctcctcggCGATCCTCCCCGCCGGCGGTGGcggtggtggcggcggcggcggcggcggcggcggcggcggcggcggcggcagcaggaCCAGCATGCACCACCGAAACGACTCCCAGAGGCTGGGGAAAGCTGGCTGCCCGCCAGAGCCGTCGTTGCAAATGGCAAATACTAATTTCCTCTCCACCTTATCCCCCGAACACTGCAGACCTTTGGCGGGGGAATGCATGAACAAGCTCAAATGCGGCGCTGCTGAAGCAGAGATAATGAATCTCCCCGAGCGCGTGGGGACTTTTTCCGCTATCCCGGCTTTAGGGGGCATCTCATTACCTCCAGGGGTCATCGTCATGACAGCCCTTCACTCCCCCGCAGCAGCCTCAGCAGCCGTCACAGACAGTGCGTTTCAAATTGCCAATCTGGCAGACTGCCCGCAGAatcattcctcctcctcctcgtcctcctcggGGGGAGCTGGCGGAGCCAACCCGgccaagaagaagaggaaaaggtgtGGGGTCTGCGTGCCCTGCAAGAGGCTCATCAACTGTGGCGTCTGCAGCAGTTGCAGGAACCGCAAAACGGGACACCAGATCTGcaaatttagaaaatgtgaagAGCTAAAGAAAAAACCTGGCACTTCGCTAGAG